The following proteins come from a genomic window of Acinonyx jubatus isolate Ajub_Pintada_27869175 chromosome C1, VMU_Ajub_asm_v1.0, whole genome shotgun sequence:
- the ATP5MC3 gene encoding ATP synthase F(0) complex subunit C3, mitochondrial gives MFACAKLACTPALIRAGSRVTYRPISASVLSRPETRTEEGSTVFNGSRTGVSHLIQREFQTSAVSRDIDTAAKFIGAGAATVGVAGSGAGIGTVFGSLIIGYARNPSLKQQLFSYAILGFALSEAMGLFCLMVAFLILFAM, from the exons ATGTTCGCCTGCGCCAAGCTCGCCTGCACCCCCGCTCTG aTCCGAGCTGGATCCAGAGTTACATACAGACCAATTTCTGCATCAGTGTTATCTCGACCAGAGACTAGGACTGAAGAG GGCTCTACGGTATTTAATGGGTCCAGGACTGGTGTGTCCCACCTAATCCAAAGGGAGTTTCAGACCAGTGCAGTCAGCAGAGATATCGATACTGCTGCCAAATTTATTGGTGCAGGTGCTGCCACTGTGGGAGTGGCTGGTTCTGGTGCTGGTATTGGAACAGTCTTTGGCAGCCTTATCATTGGTTATGCCAG AAATCCTTCACTGAAGCAGCAGCTGTTCTCATATGCTATCCTGGGATTTGCCTTGTCTGAAGCTATGGGTCTCTTTTGTTTGATGGTtgctttcttgattttgtttgcCATGTAA